The genomic stretch CCAGGTTTTTTAAGTTTTACGCCATTCTCATCTCTAATCTCAGCAATAGTTCCGGGTAATATTTTACCACTAGTACCAACAATTATCTTCCCATACTCATTAGATGCAACACCTGGAGATGCCTCCGTTAAGCCATAAGCATTAGCAAGATTAATACCAATTGCATTAAAAAACCTCACAACATACAAAGGTATGCTACCCCCACCAGAAATACCAACAACAAAATTATTGCCTAAAACTTTTTTTATTTTTTTAAATACAATCAAATTTCCCAAAACATTCAAAGGAAATAAAACTATTACTCCCAAAATACTTAAAATTTTTTTGAAAGGGATTAATAAATCCAGTCCATTATCAGGATATAAACCTAAAATTATTCTACGACAAATGTCATTAATACATGCAAATTTAACAAAAATCCTAAACAATAACCTTACAAAAAAGTTTTTTTTTGAAATCTCTTTAACAATATTTTGTTTTATTGCAATCCAAAGTCTAGGAACAGCAGCAATATAATGAGGATTAATATTTCTAATATCATCAAGCATATTTCTTGGAACAATATTTGAAAATAAACAAGTCATACCTTTAAGAAAAATATTATAAGAAAATGACCTTTGAAATGAATGCCAAATTGGCAAAATACACATAAATATCTGCCCCTCAGTAACACTAATCATCCGACTAAAACTAGACACCTGATAAAGAAAATTAGCATGAGAGAGCATCACTCCTTTAGGATTTCCTGTAGTACCAGAAGTATATATTATTGTTGCCATATCATTAAGACTAATATTATTGACAGTCTCAATAATCTCTTCATCCTGTCTCGCATTTTCTCCAATTAAAATACACTCTTTATAAGTATAAACTTCAAACTCACTAAAACGTAATTTATCTTTTTCATACAAATCATCAATAACAATTACAGTAGGTTTTATTTGAAACTTAAGCTTAATAATTAAATCAAGAAGATCTACATTTTCAACTATGATTACATTCGGAACAATATTATTAATAATTATTTCAGCCTCAAAAAGAGTAATATCAATACCCTTAGGAACATCAACAGCACCTAAAGATAAAATCGCAAAATCTATAACACTCCATTCAATTCTATTTTCAGAACAAATAAATACTTTATCTTGATATCCTAAATTAATTTTCCTTAAAAAGGAAGCAAATTTTAAAACATTCTCTTTCAAATCAGCATAAGTAACTTTAAAATAGTCTTTATTATTTTTATATATTTGTGCAATTCCACAACCATGCTTACTAGCAATCTCAAAAAAAGTCTTTACTATTGACATATGATCCTACTACAAACTTATTATAAAGAATTATTATTAATAATTATAACATTTTAAATAACAAAATCATAACTTAATCTTGCCTGAGAATATACCAATTAATAAGATATATCTTAATCTTATTTAATGTAACAATTTATAATATTTACCAAATTCTCAAATTACTAACAAACATCTATAAAACAAAATTGTATAAAGTAAAAATTAATAAAAGCCTAATTACCAATAACAAAAAATTTAATTCCCTCAGTAGGATATTTTTTATCCAAAATTTCAGTAATATTTTTTAATTTCTCTACAATAATTAACTTATCTGTATAAACTATAAAAATAAAATTCTCTTCAGGCCATACTTCATTACCCTGCCTTTCACCTTTTGTTCCTTTACCCTTAACATTATA from Borrelia duttonii Ly encodes the following:
- a CDS encoding AMP-binding protein, coding for MSIVKTFFEIASKHGCGIAQIYKNNKDYFKVTYADLKENVLKFASFLRKINLGYQDKVFICSENRIEWSVIDFAILSLGAVDVPKGIDITLFEAEIIINNIVPNVIIVENVDLLDLIIKLKFQIKPTVIVIDDLYEKDKLRFSEFEVYTYKECILIGENARQDEEIIETVNNISLNDMATIIYTSGTTGNPKGVMLSHANFLYQVSSFSRMISVTEGQIFMCILPIWHSFQRSFSYNIFLKGMTCLFSNIVPRNMLDDIRNINPHYIAAVPRLWIAIKQNIVKEISKKNFFVRLLFRIFVKFACINDICRRIILGLYPDNGLDLLIPFKKILSILGVIVLFPLNVLGNLIVFKKIKKVLGNNFVVGISGGGSIPLYVVRFFNAIGINLANAYGLTEASPGVASNEYGKIIVGTSGKILPGTIAEIRDENGVKLKKPGKGVLFIKGPQVMIGYYQDIEATRQVIGDDGFLDTGDIVKLSKDNVVQIIGREKDTIVLNNGENIEPAPIEIKLEESLLIEKAVVVGQDQKFLGALILPNFEEINKYLESIGHKIRDTNKQQIIANNIVLKAIGDEIKKLINRANGFKPFEQILKFVLLEKPFEVGKEMSIKMDIKRNYISNFYRNEIKNLFS
- a CDS encoding PG0541 family transporter-associated protein; amino-acid sequence: MYRVEIISNFSLEFDFHECITSIEEELGEVIYYSKVYNVKGKGTKGERQGNEVWPEENFIFIVYTDKLIIVEKLKNITEILDKKYPTEGIKFFVIGN